Within Mongoliitalea daihaiensis, the genomic segment GGAACAAAGCCACCAACGCATATAGGGCCCTTATCTTGGGTAATTTGATAGCCTTTAGGTAAATCAGGGTAGAAATAGTTTTTTCTAGAAAAAATATTATATCGAGTAATCTCTGAGTTACAAGCCAAGCCCATTTTGATCGCAAATTCTACTGCTTTGCGGTTGACCTTTGGCAAGGTGCCCGGATGACCGAGTGTAATGGGAGAAATCTGCGTATTCGGGAGATTTCCAAATTCAGTGCTGTCTGAGGCATACATCTTGCTTTTAGTAAGCAACTGCGCATGCACTTCAAGACCAACTACAAGCGTATATTTATCTTTAATTTCCTGTGAAATCATTCTGCTAAAATTTTATGCATGGAGCTCAAAAATGAGTCCAAAATTAAGTAAAACCAAATTTTTATGCCGAAAGGTTGGCGAAATAGCTTTTGGCCTTTTCCAAAACCTTGGGAAGACCATTGATATCTTTTCCACCGGCCGTTGCAAAGAATGGCTGACCTCCGCCACCTCCTTGAATTTCTTTTGCCAATTCTCGTACAATAGCTCCAGCATTCAAACCTTTGCTTTCAATCAATTCTTCTTCAACGGCAACGGCCACCTGAGGTTTCCCATCGACATCTGCAGCAATAACAATAAATGCTCGTTGTAACTCATTTTTCAATTCAAACACCAACTTTTTTAGAGCATCAGCTGTAGGCAATTTTACCATTCCAAAAACCACTTGGACATCTCCTGCAGTAAGGGCATTTGCTAACAAATCAGCTTTCACACTGCCCGCCTTTTCGGCATGCAGAGTTTCCAATTCTTTCTTGAGTTCGTTCCGCTCAGTAAGTAAAGCTTCGATAGATTTTTTCAAATCGCGTGGATTCTTCATCAGTTCCTGCAATTCTTTAACCATAGTCACATGTGCACGATAATACGCTTCAGCTGCCTGTGAAGTGATTGCTTCAATTCTTCTCACACCAGCCGAAATAGAACCCTCAGAAACAATCTTGCAAAGACCAATTAATCCGGTACTTTTCACATGTATACCCCCACAAAGCTCCACAGAAAAATTGGGATCAAAGGTGATCACACGCACAAAGTCCCCATATTTTTCTCCAAACAATGCCGTAGCGCCTTGCCTTCTTGCTTCATCGATCGGCACATTTCTCTGTTCATTTAAAACAATATTTGCGCGGATTTTCTCATTCACTATCTGTTCGACTTGTGTCAGTTCCTCATCTGTCAATTTAGCAAAATGAGAAAAGTCAAAACGTAAAATTTCATCGTTAACCAGGGATCCTTTTTGCTGCACATGATCGCCTAACACCTGCTTCAATGCTGCGTGGAGCAAATGGGTAGCCGAGTGGTTGTTTGTGATCAAACCTCTTCTCTGCACATCCACTTGAGCATCAAATATGACCGATGGATTGGAAGGGATTTTATCTACAAAATGAACGATTAGGTCATTTTCTTTCTTCGTATCCACTACCCTAATCACTTCTTGACCATTGGTTAAAGTACCTTGATCACCTACTTGTCCCCCACTTTCAGCATAAAAGGGGGTTTTATCCAAAACAATTTGGTATCGATCCCCTTTCTTATCAGTAATCTTGCGGTACTTTACGATAGTAGAGCTCGCTTCTGTGTAATCATACCCTACAAACTCCACTCCTTCTTCCTCCCCTACAAGCACCCAATCACCTGTTTCTTGTTCCGCTGCAGCCCTCGAACGGGTTTTCTGGATTTCCATCTCTTGTGTGAATCCAGCTTGATCAACTGACAGTCCATTTTCTCTCGCAATCAAAGAAGTCAAATCCAAAGGAAATCCATATGTGTCGTATAGTTCAAAGGCTGTTTTCCCTGGAATGACCGAATCTCCCTTGGCTTGTAAATCAGACTTGATCTGATCCAACATTTTTAGACCATTATCCAAGGTACGTAGAAATGAAGCCTCTTCTTCTTTGATTACTCGGGCAATAAATTCTTGCTGCTGAGCTACTTCCGGAAACACATCACCAAAATTAGCTGCCAACAAAGGTAAAAGCTCGTGTAAAAATGGGGTTTGGAATCCAAGAAAGGTATAACCATAGCGAACAGCCCGTCTTAAAATTCTTCGAATCACGTAGCCAGCTTTGTTATTTGATGGCAATTGTCCATCTGCGATAGTAAAAGAAATCGCACGAATATGATCTACTATCACCCGCATGGCAATATCTATCTTTTCATCCTTGCCATAGGTTTTTCCAGACTTCTGTTCCAGATAATCTATGAAAGGTAAAAAGACATCTGTATCGTAATTGGATGCTTTTCCTTGAATGGCTCTCACCAATCGCTCAAAACCCATTCCTGTATCTACATGTTTGGCAGGTAGTTCTTTTAAACTTCCATCCGAAAGTCTATTGAATTGCATAAATACCAAATTCCAGATTTCAATCACCTGAGGATGGTCATTGTTAACCAAAGCATATCCATCCACAAGGGCACGTTCTTCATCCGTGCGTAAGTCGATATGAATTTCCGAACATGGACCACAAGGACCTGTATCCCCCATTTCCCAGAAATTATCTTTTTTGCTTCCGAAGATGATTCTATTCTCAGGGACAATCTGCTTCCAAAAGTCAAAGGCTTCTGTATCCTTGGACAAGTTATCACCTGCATCTCCTCCAAAAACAGATACATACAATCGGTCCTTTGGAAGGTTATATACATCTGTCAAGAGCTCCCAAGCCCATTCAATCGCATCCTTCTTAAAGTAATCTCCAAAAGACCAATTCCCCAACATTTCAAACATCGTATGATGGTAGGTGTCTACCCCTACTTCTTCTAGGTCGTTATGCTTACCTGATACACGTAAACATTTCTGACTGTTGGCTACACGAGTTGCTTTGGGAACGTCATTTCCAAGGAAAAAGTCCTTGAACTGATTCATCCCTGCATTTGTAAACATCAAGGTAGGATCATTCTTTACAACGATGGGTGAAGAGGGTACAAATTGATGCTGTTTTGATTGAAAAAATTCAATGAAGGTGGTTCTAATTTTTTTGGCTTCCATGTAAGCTTTTGACTATGTTCGGATTATAAGATTTACTTCGTATATTTACGGCCCTTGTCGATCAATCACCTCCAAAAGCCTTTAGGGCTACAAAATTAGGATATTTACCCCGCAAATTGTAATGAGTAGAATAAAATATTACTATGACCCAAAAACCTGCAAGTATGAACGGTATACCCGTAGTAAATGGGATGTTTTTTTAAACTCCTTGGGTTTTTTAGCACTTGCAGCCTTACTTTCGGCATTTATCTTGGCTATTTTTACTTACTACTTTGATAGTCCAAAGGAATTGTTGCTACAGCGGGAAAATCAAGAACTCAAGCGCTACTTCCAGTTAATGGAGGAAGATTTATTGAACATGAATGAAATGCTTGCAGATCTGCAAGATAGAGATGATAATTTGTATCGGGTGATATTTGAGTCAGAACCAATTCCAAGCGAAGTCAGAAATGCCGGTATTGGTGGAACAGATCGGTACCAAGAGATTAAAAGTAAAGGTTTAAATCAGGAAAAGCTGCTGGTTTCTTTAATGGAAAAAATTGATCTCCTTAAGCGCAAGATGTATGTTCAATCATACAGTATTGAAGAAATTACAGAGCTGGCTCTTAAGAAAGAGGAATATTGGGCATCTATTCCAGCAATTCAGCCTGTACTGAATGAAGAGCTAGGCAAACTAGCTTCTGGATTTGGAATGCGATTGCATCCGATCTTAAAAGTAAGAAAAATGCATACTGGAGTAGATTTTACAGCTCCTGTTGGAACTCCCATTTACGCCACAGGTGATGGAATAGTGAAAGAAGTTATCAGCGTTTTTGGTGGCTACGGGAAATATGTAGAAATAGACCATGGCTTTGGTTTTGTAAGCCGGTACGCTCATATGAATGAATTTTTAGTTCGGAAGGGACAAAAAATAAGAAGAGGAGACCAAATCGGAACAGTGGGAAATACAGGATCTTCGACTGCACCTCACTTACATTACGAAGTGATCAAAGATGGACGTTATGTGAATCCAGTCAACTACTTCTTCAAAGACCTCACACCAGAGGAATATGATAAGATTTTGGAATTGGCGAATAAGGAAAATCAGTCGTTGAGTTAAGGAGAGTCGCAAGGTTAGATCCGAGAAGCTAAAGGGTGGAAACAAGAAGCAAGCTAGATTCTAGGTAAAATAAGCTATGCTTTGACGAGTTCAACCCAAGTGCTTCGAAAACTCAAGATGATTGCAGTGAGACTTTTATAGGTTTATTGGGATGAAGACCTTCTCTAAAATTTTAGAGACTGTTCACTAATTCATCCTTTCGTAAGCCTCATCTCTAAATACTTATTAGTAAATCCTAAATAGCCCAAAAATGAAATAATAGCCGCTAGCAATCCAACCTTTTTATTGCATAGGTATTCAAAAATTTGCGGAAAAGTATAAAACTTTACAAAAGAGGGGTCACTTTTTACCCGAGGAATCAGAATCACAGCAGCTAACCATGCCCCTAACAAACCAGTAAATAACATCCAACTACCAGAAAGTCCCATTATAAAGCCTAATCCACCGAGACCAACGGTGCCCCCCCTACATCAGTAGCTACTACAGATACCCCTATGTGCCAGCTACCAATATTTCTGCCTCCTCCGTAGTAATCGTCCTGATTTTTATTTTGAAGGATGAAGTAGTATCCTACGCCCAACATTAGCACCATGTACCCGACAAAAATGCCGAGGTCAATGTAATGCATGCTTACTCATTTAAATATAAAAAAATAGTGGTCGAGCTTTCCGATACTATTTTTAAAAGTATTCTTAATCGGTTTAATTGCAGGAGTTTATTTTTTAAATCAAATAAATTGTTTTTCAAATACTTTAAAAAGCATTTGAAATATTTAATTTCAGAAATTTGGACTAAAAAAAACTTTTTAATCTCATCGCTTTCAAGTACTTTTGGAAGAAATATTAAAATTTCTCTTTATTCATATGAAGGTATTGGTTCAAGTTTTTTTATTCTTGATCGTGGTGTTGGAAATAGGCTCGATTTCAGAGGCGAAATCAGAGTCTATTAATTTTTCATTGATGGAAAGAGAAATGCCTATTTTTGAACATAGCATAACGGGGCCGGATGAATTATGCTTATATTATGGAAGCATAATTGGGGAGTTTTTTGGTGGAGGCCGTCTGACAGATGTATTCCGATGGAGAATTATCAACGAAAATGGTCAGGTAATTATCGATCGCGAAGGAGGATTCCAAACTTTCAGTCATACATTTTCAGAAGTTGGTGAATATGAAATACAATTGAACGTACGAAGAGGGGTAGAAGAAGTGTTCTCAGGAACTAAAAAAATCACCATTAATCCAGGAGCGAATATAACCTTAAACAATGCATATCTGCTTTGCGATAACGGTAGCACAACCATGCAGCTACTAGATCCAAACACGCCTGGATTATCAAATTACCGAATTGAATGGACAAATAGCAACGGAACTGTTGTAAGTACAAGTAATACATTTACAACTGATCGACCGGATCGCTACACTGTGAGTTTTTTTACTTTCAATCAATCAGGTGCACAGGTATGCCCTTTTAGTGTTAGTACAACAGTGAGTAGGCCTAGAGACTACAGTATAAACATCTCTGCCAATGAAGTTTGTCAAGGAGGATCTACAATAACCCTTTCAGCAACCAATAATGCCTTTGGTAATTGGTTTTTTACAAAAGATGGGGGTACAGAAGAAACTCTTTTGGGCGAAGGTCGGAGATTAGACTTTACAGTAAATAGAGACTTGAATGGCCCGGGTGATTATGAATTTATATTTAGACCTGATAATAGCAATAATGAATTTTGCAAGCTGGAAGAAAAGATTGGTTTTAGAGTAAATTTCACTCCTAATGTAAGAATCTTTTTTCAACAAGAGGCAGAAAGCTGTGAAGCTAATGATGGGATATTAATTATAGAAGCTTTAGGGGATGTTGATAGAATTACTCTATTTAAAAATGGTCAAATGATAGACCGCTTTTTTGATCTTAAGGAAGGAGAAGTCATTGAATTAACTGGAATGGAAGCTGCCATCTATAGAGCTTCTGTGGCACTTGGTAATTGTTCTACAAGTAGAAGTGTATTGTTACCTATGAGTAATCCTCCTGATGAAATAAATTTCAATATTATAGAAATAACAGATGAATCATGCAATGAGACTGGAACAATAGATGGAAAAATAAAGATTCAACTAAGCCAGCCAAACTTTACAGGAAGTTATCGTTTATTACAAATCAATGGAACGGTATTCAGCTCAGGAGAAATCAACAATGCTAACGAGTTTGAGTTTTTTGCTCCAGCAGGCAGTTATTTCCTAGCGTTAAGCAATGATCAAAATTGTTCATATCCAAATGACCAAAGAATTAATATTTCTTCAAAAGGAGAGGTTAATTTTTCTGTTCCCGATAGACTAAATATCTGTGAATACTTTGATTTCTCCCCAACCACCTCTATGGATTTGGTATTTACTCTGATCTACCCTGATAACACCGAAATCATAAAATCAAGCCAAGAAACTTTTCGACTTGATCAAGCAGGAGAATATAGAATCATAGGTAGAGATGTAAATACTGAGGATGGTTTTTGCCCAAGAGAACTTAATTTCTTTGTAAATTTAACCAATCAAATCAATTATGAACCTGAATTAATTTCTGAAGACTGTTTCGGAAACAAGCAATACTTTGCTAATCTTTTTGGGGCAGATATCAGTCGCTACAACATCCGATGGATCAATGAAAATGGGGTTGTAGTAGGTACTGAAGAATTCCTTTTCCCTACGTCAAGTGGAGAATTTAAATTAGAGGTGCAACCTCGAAATTCAGAAGCTTGTCCTACTCCACCAAAAAGTTTTTTTATACAACCTGCTGTCACAGAGGTAGCTGTTAACCTCTCAGCAGAACCACTTTGCCCAGGAGGAGAGTCAAGAATAGACTTGGTTACCGATTTTGATGAAGTTAAACAAATATTTTGGCTATTTATCGATGAAGATGGGGAATCAACCCCCTTAGATCAATTTGATGATCAACAATGGATTGTAATTTCTGAGGAAGGATCTTACGAAGCAGTAGTTTATAATAGGCTTAACTGCGAAATCGGAAGAAACTTTATCCAAATCAATACAAGCACAGATTTAGCTATTTTTGATATTCCTGAATCAATCGTTGTATGTGAATTTTATGAACTTACCCCACAAACAGAACTGGATCTAACGTTTATTGTGCGTTTCCCGGACGGTAATGAATTAAATTATGCTAAAGGTGATCTCATCTTTTTTGACCAAGAAGGAGAACACTTGATCACTGCTAGCAGTGCCGATCCAACTATTTTTTTGTGTGAAATTTCAAAAGCAATTCAGGTTACTCAGAAAAATGCAATCCCCTTTAGTCCTGAGCTTGTTGACCAAAGTTGTGATGGAACACTTACATACAGTGCTGAATTATTTGGTACTTCGAGTTCTGAAACTGATTTCTTGTGGTACGGTCCTGATGGCTCACTACTAGGGGAAATGGAGTTTTTCCAACCTCAAGAAAATGGGATATATGAATTAGAGGTAAGGCCTCAAGGAAGTTTGGTTTGTCCGGAACCTAATCGTATAAGTTTTGAAGTAATCATGCCCGTTACGGAACTTGATGGAAGCCTAAGTGTTGCGTTTTATTGTCCAAACGCTCCGTTTACAACTGTGACTTTAGATGCAGATCTTGAACAAGTGACAAGGATACAATGGTATTTCACCAATTTACAAGGAGATAGAACTACTTTAGATGATTTTTTTGGTCAATCGGAAATTATTGCCATCGAAGAGGGCTTCTATCGTGTAGAAACGTTTAATGCTCTTGATTGCCCATTAGGTGCTGACGAGGTGCTAGTTCAGAGAAGTACAGATGATTTGAGACCTCAGATTAATGAAAACTATACCATTTGTGCCCAATTCGGCTTATTCGTCACCATTAATCCAGGTTCTTTTAGTGAGTACCAATGGTTTTTTAATGGTGAATTAGTTTCAGAAAGCAGCACATTTGAACCGAGGAGTGCTGGTTCTTATGATCTCATCGTAACAAGCGTTGAAGGGTGTGACTTCTCTGCAAGCTTCGAAGTAGTAGAAGAATGTAAACTACAAATCAGGCACACGACAGGAATGCAGCCTAACAATGACAAACTTCCCTTTGAAATTTATGCAAACTTTTTAATTGATGAAATTGAAGTTTGGATTTATAACCACTGGGGGCAATTAGTCTATCATTGTCTCAATCAAAACAATGATGGAGAAACTCCTTCCTGTTCATGGATGGGGGTTTTAAATGGCGAAAAAATATTACAAGGAACTTATGCAGTAAAAATCAGGTATAAAAATAATTTTGAAAATATAGATAGAACGGAATTTGGATCACTGATAGTAATTGATGGAGGGACATAAATATAACTAAGGGAATTTTTGGCAGTTAAAGCTCATGGTATTCAGTGATTTGAATCAAATCTTTAGGCTGATATAAATGAATAGGGTCCAATTATTTACTTTAATCAACCCCAAAAATCTCTCCACACCAACCATCTTACTATCCATAAATATTATCCAATATCCCCTATATCCTAGCCTGATACGTATATAGTTGGTAATACCTCCCCTGCTTAGCAATCAACTCATCATGTTTACCGGACTCTACAATCTGACCCTGCTCGATGACCAAAATCTGATCAGCTTGACGGATGGTGCTTAGTCGGTGAGCAATGACAAAGGTGGTCCTGCCCTTCATTAATTCCTTCAATGACTCCTGTATTAAGCTCTCACTTTCAGTATCCAAATTGGATGTAGCCTCATCCAACACCAAAATCTTTGGATCTGCTAAAATGGCTCTTGCAATGGCAATCCGTTGTCGCTGACCACCGGATAACTTGACTCCTCGTTCCCCGATGACTGTTTCAAGCCCTAATTCGAATCGATCGGTAAATTCTTGCACATGAGCTGCTCGAACAGCCTTCATTAAATCTTCATGAGAAGCATTTGGTCTTGGAAACAAGATGTTTTCCCGAATAGTCCCCTCAAACAAAAAGTCATCTTGCAATACCACCCCCAACTGCGAGCGGTAACTATTCAACAAAATTTCCTGAATATCCACACCATCTACCCAAATATACCCGGAATCAGGATTTAAGAAAGATGCTGCCAAACCAGCAATGGTAGTCTTTCCTGAACCAGAAGTGCCAACCAAGGCTGTAACTGATCCGGCAGGCGCATGAAAACTTACACCTTTGATAACTTCTTTACCCTCCTCATAAGCATAGGAAACCTGCTCAAAACGAATATCCCCTCGGATAGACTCAAGACTCTTTGTTCGATTACCTGTAGTATGCTCGAGCGGCATATTCATGATTTCTTCTGTACGATCCAGCCCAGCAAATGCTTCCGTAAATTGACTACCAATGTTACTCATCTGTACAATTGGGGCAATCATAAAACCCAAATACAAGGTAAATGCAAGAAAATCCCCAAAGGTCATTTGCCCATCCATGATCATATAGCCACCAATACCCATGATTCCTGCTGATGCCAATCCAAGAAGAAAGGTTGCAGCAGAAGTCACAAAACTAGTAGCTGTCAAACTTGCCTTAACATTCAAAAACAAGCGCTCTACTCCATCCTCAAAAGATCTAATTTCCTGCTGCTCCGCATTAAATCCTTTAATCACTCGGATACCGCCTAGGGTTTCTGTCAGTCTACCCGTAACTTCTGCATTGATTTTACCACGTTCGCGAAAGATCGGTCTAATTTTACTGAATGCTTTCAAAGAGATGAATCCAAAAATAATCACTGGAACCAATACATAGAGCGTCATCAAAGGGCTTATATAAATCAACAAAACCAATGAAATGACTGCCGTCAAAATTCCGCCGATCATCTGTGCGAAGCCTGTCCCTACCAAATTCCGCACACCTTCTACATCGGTCATGATTCGGGAAACCAACTCACCTGTTTTAGTATTGTCAAAAAAGCGAATCGGTAATTGAATAATATGTCTCTGAACTTTTGAACGAAGTTTGGCAATCAAATGCTGTGCTTCCACGGATAAAATCTGGGTTAACGCATAGGAAGTGACCGATTGAATAGTGATCGCTACCACCACTCCAATAACCAAATACTTTAATAAGTCTAAGTCATTGGAGGGAATAACATCATCAATCAAAAATTTACTCGCTCCTGGTAATACAAGCCCGGTTAACCTTGAAATGATGATTAAAAATAAACCTAGGAATAGCTGACGGCGACGTGGCCAAATAATAGTTTTGAAAACACTGGCCATCGTGACCCTGCTCTCTTTTGTTTGGGATGTTTTCATAAGAATTTTCAACAATTAGTAACACTAATGGCTGTAACAATAGTTTCTTTTTCCTCACAAATAAATGGTTTGATTCCTATCTTTGGTTTTATGAAACAATGGATCCAAGAAATCAATGGTATTTCCTCCGAGGTTGAACGCTTATTTGGCAAACTTTCCCAAGAAGACTTACATAAAAAGCCAAACCCTTCCACTTGGAGTATTGCGGAAAACTTACAGCATTTGATTACACTCAATTCCAGCTATTTTCCAATTTTCAGACAATTGAAAGATGGCACAATCAGGCGGCCGTTTGTTGGAAAATTTGAATTTTTCACTAAGCTTTTTGGCAATATGATTTACCAATCGGTTAGTGATGGAGGAAAGAAAAAAATTAAAACTTTTCCACGGTGGGAACCAAAAATTTTTGATCCACAAGCACCTATCGTTGTAGACTTTCTAAAGCATCAAAAAGAGCTGAATGATCAAATTAAATCTTTGCAACTCTTCATAGAAAAAGAAGCGGTCATTTATTCTCCTGCCAATAAATTGATTGTCTATACCCTACCCAAAGCGTTAGATATCATCGTTGCACATGAACATCGGCATTTAGATCAAGCTAAAAAACTACTCAACCCATAACCTTATGTTTTATTCATCCAAGGATTTAAAATTTCAGCTTTTTGAACATATAAAGGTGAATGACTTATGTGAACTCCCCTATTTTGATGCACATTCACAGGAAACGTTTGAAATGGTGCTAGATGCAGCAGATAAGATTGCAGTGCATCAATTAAGGCCTTTACTTACAGCAATGGACAGACAGGAGCCGCAATTGACAGCTGAAGGTATCAAGGTACATCCCGGCATGAAAAAAATCATCCAAACCTTTGGAGCAGATGGATGGATCAATGCTACTTTTTCTTTTGAAGAGGGAGGTCAGCAGCTTCCCAATACCATGCACATGGCAGCGGGATTTATCTTTCAGGCTGCTAATTATTCAAGTTCGGTTTATCCATTTTTAACAACAGGTGCAGCTAACTTGATTCGAACTTTTGGTTCGCAGGAACTGATCGATAAGTTTACTCCAAACATGTATAGTGGTCAATGGCAGGGAACGATGGCTTTGACAGAACCAGATGCTGGAAGTTCCTTATCAGATTTAAGCACTACCGCATATCCCACTGATCATGAGGGTGTTTTCAAAATCAAAGGACAGAAGATTTACATTTCCTGTGGCGACCATGACGCTTGTGAAAATATCATTCATCTGATGCTGGCGCGCATACAAGGTGCCCCCGCAGGAGTGAAAGGGATTTCACTTTTTGTAGTCCCTAAAATCAACATTGTTACAGGACTTCCCAATGATGTTCGTACTGAAGGAGTTTATCATAAAATGGGTTACAAGGGTGCTCCCATTGCCCACTT encodes:
- a CDS encoding M23 family metallopeptidase; the protein is MSRIKYYYDPKTCKYERYTRSKWDVFLNSLGFLALAALLSAFILAIFTYYFDSPKELLLQRENQELKRYFQLMEEDLLNMNEMLADLQDRDDNLYRVIFESEPIPSEVRNAGIGGTDRYQEIKSKGLNQEKLLVSLMEKIDLLKRKMYVQSYSIEEITELALKKEEYWASIPAIQPVLNEELGKLASGFGMRLHPILKVRKMHTGVDFTAPVGTPIYATGDGIVKEVISVFGGYGKYVEIDHGFGFVSRYAHMNEFLVRKGQKIRRGDQIGTVGNTGSSTAPHLHYEVIKDGRYVNPVNYFFKDLTPEEYDKILELANKENQSLS
- a CDS encoding gliding motility-associated C-terminal domain-containing protein produces the protein MKVLVQVFLFLIVVLEIGSISEAKSESINFSLMEREMPIFEHSITGPDELCLYYGSIIGEFFGGGRLTDVFRWRIINENGQVIIDREGGFQTFSHTFSEVGEYEIQLNVRRGVEEVFSGTKKITINPGANITLNNAYLLCDNGSTTMQLLDPNTPGLSNYRIEWTNSNGTVVSTSNTFTTDRPDRYTVSFFTFNQSGAQVCPFSVSTTVSRPRDYSINISANEVCQGGSTITLSATNNAFGNWFFTKDGGTEETLLGEGRRLDFTVNRDLNGPGDYEFIFRPDNSNNEFCKLEEKIGFRVNFTPNVRIFFQQEAESCEANDGILIIEALGDVDRITLFKNGQMIDRFFDLKEGEVIELTGMEAAIYRASVALGNCSTSRSVLLPMSNPPDEINFNIIEITDESCNETGTIDGKIKIQLSQPNFTGSYRLLQINGTVFSSGEINNANEFEFFAPAGSYFLALSNDQNCSYPNDQRINISSKGEVNFSVPDRLNICEYFDFSPTTSMDLVFTLIYPDNTEIIKSSQETFRLDQAGEYRIIGRDVNTEDGFCPRELNFFVNLTNQINYEPELISEDCFGNKQYFANLFGADISRYNIRWINENGVVVGTEEFLFPTSSGEFKLEVQPRNSEACPTPPKSFFIQPAVTEVAVNLSAEPLCPGGESRIDLVTDFDEVKQIFWLFIDEDGESTPLDQFDDQQWIVISEEGSYEAVVYNRLNCEIGRNFIQINTSTDLAIFDIPESIVVCEFYELTPQTELDLTFIVRFPDGNELNYAKGDLIFFDQEGEHLITASSADPTIFLCEISKAIQVTQKNAIPFSPELVDQSCDGTLTYSAELFGTSSSETDFLWYGPDGSLLGEMEFFQPQENGIYELEVRPQGSLVCPEPNRISFEVIMPVTELDGSLSVAFYCPNAPFTTVTLDADLEQVTRIQWYFTNLQGDRTTLDDFFGQSEIIAIEEGFYRVETFNALDCPLGADEVLVQRSTDDLRPQINENYTICAQFGLFVTINPGSFSEYQWFFNGELVSESSTFEPRSAGSYDLIVTSVEGCDFSASFEVVEECKLQIRHTTGMQPNNDKLPFEIYANFLIDEIEVWIYNHWGQLVYHCLNQNNDGETPSCSWMGVLNGEKILQGTYAVKIRYKNNFENIDRTEFGSLIVIDGGT
- a CDS encoding ABC transporter ATP-binding protein, giving the protein MKTSQTKESRVTMASVFKTIIWPRRRQLFLGLFLIIISRLTGLVLPGASKFLIDDVIPSNDLDLLKYLVIGVVVAITIQSVTSYALTQILSVEAQHLIAKLRSKVQRHIIQLPIRFFDNTKTGELVSRIMTDVEGVRNLVGTGFAQMIGGILTAVISLVLLIYISPLMTLYVLVPVIIFGFISLKAFSKIRPIFRERGKINAEVTGRLTETLGGIRVIKGFNAEQQEIRSFEDGVERLFLNVKASLTATSFVTSAATFLLGLASAGIMGIGGYMIMDGQMTFGDFLAFTLYLGFMIAPIVQMSNIGSQFTEAFAGLDRTEEIMNMPLEHTTGNRTKSLESIRGDIRFEQVSYAYEEGKEVIKGVSFHAPAGSVTALVGTSGSGKTTIAGLAASFLNPDSGYIWVDGVDIQEILLNSYRSQLGVVLQDDFLFEGTIRENILFPRPNASHEDLMKAVRAAHVQEFTDRFELGLETVIGERGVKLSGGQRQRIAIARAILADPKILVLDEATSNLDTESESLIQESLKELMKGRTTFVIAHRLSTIRQADQILVIEQGQIVESGKHDELIAKQGRYYQLYTYQARI
- the alaS gene encoding alanine--tRNA ligase; the encoded protein is MEAKKIRTTFIEFFQSKQHQFVPSSPIVVKNDPTLMFTNAGMNQFKDFFLGNDVPKATRVANSQKCLRVSGKHNDLEEVGVDTYHHTMFEMLGNWSFGDYFKKDAIEWAWELLTDVYNLPKDRLYVSVFGGDAGDNLSKDTEAFDFWKQIVPENRIIFGSKKDNFWEMGDTGPCGPCSEIHIDLRTDEERALVDGYALVNNDHPQVIEIWNLVFMQFNRLSDGSLKELPAKHVDTGMGFERLVRAIQGKASNYDTDVFLPFIDYLEQKSGKTYGKDEKIDIAMRVIVDHIRAISFTIADGQLPSNNKAGYVIRRILRRAVRYGYTFLGFQTPFLHELLPLLAANFGDVFPEVAQQQEFIARVIKEEEASFLRTLDNGLKMLDQIKSDLQAKGDSVIPGKTAFELYDTYGFPLDLTSLIARENGLSVDQAGFTQEMEIQKTRSRAAAEQETGDWVLVGEEEGVEFVGYDYTEASSTIVKYRKITDKKGDRYQIVLDKTPFYAESGGQVGDQGTLTNGQEVIRVVDTKKENDLIVHFVDKIPSNPSVIFDAQVDVQRRGLITNNHSATHLLHAALKQVLGDHVQQKGSLVNDEILRFDFSHFAKLTDEELTQVEQIVNEKIRANIVLNEQRNVPIDEARRQGATALFGEKYGDFVRVITFDPNFSVELCGGIHVKSTGLIGLCKIVSEGSISAGVRRIEAITSQAAEAYYRAHVTMVKELQELMKNPRDLKKSIEALLTERNELKKELETLHAEKAGSVKADLLANALTAGDVQVVFGMVKLPTADALKKLVFELKNELQRAFIVIAADVDGKPQVAVAVEEELIESKGLNAGAIVRELAKEIQGGGGGQPFFATAGGKDINGLPKVLEKAKSYFANLSA
- a CDS encoding DinB family protein — its product is MKQWIQEINGISSEVERLFGKLSQEDLHKKPNPSTWSIAENLQHLITLNSSYFPIFRQLKDGTIRRPFVGKFEFFTKLFGNMIYQSVSDGGKKKIKTFPRWEPKIFDPQAPIVVDFLKHQKELNDQIKSLQLFIEKEAVIYSPANKLIVYTLPKALDIIVAHEHRHLDQAKKLLNP